From Diospyros lotus cultivar Yz01 chromosome 4, ASM1463336v1, whole genome shotgun sequence, a single genomic window includes:
- the LOC127800243 gene encoding transcription factor TCP20-like: protein MDPDSSNDGAIIIAMPDADQNSPPEITDVQILTADKEAAAAAAAAKKQLALAPKRGSNKDRHTKVEGRGRRIRMPATCAARIFQLTRELGHKSDGETIQWLLQMAEPSIIAATGSGTMPASLVSSAGGAALSHPGSSVPAAGGGDFGFQNTSSSSAVANYLGSGGPSNDDMHKMGVCGGDLCPYAISFNSICAGLDLGLSQDGQLGVLSPRALNQMYQSRMLQQPSSSKDN, encoded by the coding sequence ATGGATCCCGACAGCTCAAACGACGGCGCCATCATCATCGCCATGCCCGACGCCGATCAGAACAGCCCCCCGGAAATCACGGATGTCCAGATTCTGACTGCAGACAAGGaggccgccgccgccgccgccgccgccaagAAACAGTTGGCCCTGGCCCCAAAGAGAGGCTCCAACAAAGACCGGCACACAAAGGTCGAGGGCCGAGGGCGCCGGATCAGGATGCCGGCGACCTGCGCTGCCAGAATCTTCCAATTGACCAGAGAATTGGGCCACAAATCCGACGGAGAGACCATCCAGTGGCTGTTGCAGATGGCCGAGCCCTCCATAATCGCCGCCACCGGCAGCGGCACTATGCCGGCCTCGCTTGTGTCCTCCGCCGGCGGCGCCGCTCTTTCCCACCCTGGAAGCTCTGTGCCGGCGGCTGGTGGTGGAGATTTTGGGTTTCAGAACACGTCGTCATCGTCGGCGGTAGCTAATTACTTGGGAAGTGGAGGCCCATCAAATGATGACATGCATAAGATGGGGGTTTGTGGGGGTGATTTGTGTCCGTATGCGATAAGTTTCAACTCCATTTGCGCTGGGCTGGATCTTGGGCTCTCTCAAGACGGCCAGCTTGGGGTTCTGAGTCCTCGTGCCTTGAACCAGATGTACCAGTCCCGAATGCTGCAGCAGCCATCTTCTTCCaaggataattaa